The nucleotide sequence GCAGCGCTCGCTCCAATCCAGTGATTAACTACAGATTACACTCCCCCTCACCAGATCCAAATTATGCCTCTCGATCACACTTAAGCCCACATTTCATCATCACCCGTCATGTGGACGCTGTTTACGGCATCACAGTGTAAAATAAACCAATTGGAAAGTATGGGGCAATTGTCATTTTTGTTCTCTCGTTATAgggaaggagagtgtgtgtgtgtgtgccgtaggAGAAGGGTGTTCTAATTGTAAGAGGATTAGCAGGAGTTGGATTCAGGCATTGAGACTCTCAGGCTCGCTCGGTGCAAAGCAGAGAGCTCAGACGGTTGGACTAtgtggcacacacacgtacacacacaccattttctgCACCTCTcgaccccagccccctccctccttgttaCCACAGCCCTCTCCACTGTCTCCTTTTATCTCGCTCTCCCTGAGCTTGTTCTGATTGGTGGGGGGAGAGTGCCGGCAGCTCCCTTCCCCCAGCTTCTAGAAGGTTTTACGTCACAGAGCTCTGAGAGAGCACACTCTGCCTCTGCACTCACGTCGACGGCAACAACGTGAAATTCTCTCGTTTTCAAGCTGGAAAATCCCCCTTTTACAGTCTACAAGCCAGAGTTGGCCAGGAATTATGACTTCCATCTGCTGGCTGTAATTTGTCCTTAATGAGTTGGGACAATGAGGTGACCAGGATGGATgaatgaggagaaggagggagggaggggaaaaaataACATGTAAAGCGATCAAACGCAAAGCGTGCTCCAGCTCAAGAGCTTTCCTGTGGTTCCTTTGCTGCTGGCATGCAAGTCTTAGCAGGAGCTTGAGCCTGGGGTAGTGACCCAATGTCAAGCTTTGTTTTTAAGGCAGATACTTCACAAAATATCCCGTctctggagggaaagagagggcggGAATACCTTGAAgaagaactgtgtgtgttcatgtctctgTGACTGCCCCTGTGTTCTAGAATGACaccatcctgtcctctccccttacCATGGGCCTCACCGTTATAtaactgcgtgtgtgtgagagagactgcgCGCATGTGTGAGATCTGCTCAGCACTTTGCTGCATATGCACTGAACCACATCCAATGGCGAAGCCCTGTTCTTGTTTTCGTACAGGCTATACAGGCGACTTGTGTTTACCTTGCTTCTCCTCAGCCAACATGTATTCATTTGTTAaattattacacacacacacacacaccctgttgtCTAGATCCAACCCTGAATGTTAATCTCATGCTGGTTTGCCTAAGCACAGTCAGCTGATGTTTTGGTTCATGTTCCCAGCTCTTGTCGGTGTAGCTGCCTCTGTTTGTAACGGACAGGCCTGCTTAATCACTTGTACTGCAGTGTCTGAGCACTCCAACATCACCTAAACACGTCTTTAAGTAAACATGGAAATGGCTGTGACAGTACAGTACCATCCTCTCATATTTCATGAAAAATTCATGTGTTATGTAAGCTACTGGATAGATATTATTATCCAGCCTGTCCTCTGTTTCCCATCATGCATCTCACCCGCCCTGGGAAGCTAGCCTCCCCATGGACCTAGCCTTATTTACAATTTACAAGTTAATATACCTGTAATACACTTTCTACCAGTGCCAATGCATTAGCATACTCCTTGCACTCAGTgatgctagttagctagcaggctaacacAGACCAGGAGGAAGTGAACGAGTAGAGGCTTGTTATTTCAGGACTGTGACCCCTAGACATAATAGCAGCTGGTCAGGaattatgtgagagagagagaaagcgagagagagagaggtcattgCCAGGTCAACTACTTTTCCAGTCAGCTTTCAGAtatctggagagagggagcgagcaaGCTTTAAAAGCTGTCTCTTTGTACTGCCTGTTGCCAGGGGAAACCCAGGGTCTGAGATGGACCGAGCCACTTAGCCGTAGCATCCTCAGCAGCTAATGGCTATCTTATGTGGTGGTGATTGTTCAGGGGTAGTGACCTATGCGAGGGAACACTGTGGTGTGGCGATCTTTAACAATGCCCCAGTGATGGGCCTGTTAGGGAATGATGGTGTAGAGGGGTGGTTTTAAGTCCATTATCGCACTCTTGACCCTCCGAATGGTTATAATCTGTGGCGAATTGTCATGGGAACCGTTCATTCCACACCGTCATCAGCCGTGGCAGCCAGAAAGGGAGTTCAAGGGTGGTTGGGTCTTGATTTATGCTTCTCACACAACCCATTACAAAATTGCGGGAGGGCTGTGTGAatgcaggtgtgtttgttttttgccATCCAGGTGCTTTCTAACccttttcccttctctcttgctcgctctcttcTCCCTACCTCATCCACTTATCCCACAGTGCCAGACTCTGCCaagcccagccccacccctcctcctccccccgccaaCCCCATTGCAGCCCCGTCCGTGCCCTCCACCAGCAGTGGCAATGGCAAGCGCCCCCCCGGTGGTGCCCAGCCGACACAGCAGCAGACCCCGAGCCAGCCCCCACAGCGCTACCCGGCCAGAGAGGTGCCTCCGCGCTTCCGCCAGCAAGAGCACAAGCAACTGTTGAAGAGGggccagcccctgccccccggcaccctgcctcctgccccagGGCGCCCTGAGGCCACCGCCACCCACTCGCCACCGAACCACTCTGCAGCCAGCCTGCCAACAGGTTAGCGTGCCCTCTATGTATCCTCCCATCTCTGTATCCTCTctgtctatcctcctctctctccatctttctgtctctttctgtatcctctttctctatcctcCTTTCTCTGTGTATCCTTTTCTCACTTTCTATCcatgtatctgtctctctctctccatctttctgtctctctctctctctctctccatcctcctctctgtcttatGTATCCTCCTAATTCCCTCTGTATAACCATGGTTGTAGCCTTTGACACTGGGGGGTTCACATATTGTTTAGCTTGGCATTCCGCTCTAGTCATGGCTATCTGCCTTTttccttgtgtgtgcgtgtgtggtgtttctTTCAATCCTACTTTACCAGGCCCAGCATTAtaaatggagagagcagggtaaaGTAGGGGGCCTGACTAGGAGTAAACACAGCTGGTGGGTtatataggtgtgtgtatgtgtgagagagggagtgttggcagtgtgtgtctgcctgtgtgtgtatgagtttatAACAAAATGCTATCTTTGCCCAAGCAATGTCACTGCAAAATATGACCCAAATGCTCttcccaagaacaagcagacCTCAGATTAGATCATAGTTTAGAAAGACACTCTGTtagactacccccccccccccccgccccctccccacaaGCCAACACCAAGAGtcccccagctccagccaggTTTTTGATGTTTCCTGAATATGGGGGCCCGTGTCTGGCTGGTGGATTCCTCCTGGTGGAGTATGCTGCTTTGCTGGCCAGAGCCGTTTCCTGCTCCCTCGAGGGGGCGGAGTCACAAGGAACTGGCGGTGCCAGAGAGGGACTGGCCTGGTaccaatagaaagagagagaggagggggagaatggCAGAGGCCCAGCTGTGTGGGCTGAGTGACTCATGGTTTACCGTAAAAGCTCCTGAGTGTCTCCGCCCCTCTGGCAGCCAactctttatttttctttctctccctttccctctgtcGGGAGAGCAGGGTTAGACCTACCTGAGAGACCCTGTAGCCTGGTAAGATGGGTTGGGGTGTCTAGCAAAGAGCTTCTGCATGTCTGGGTTTGTCTCACACCACAGAATTGAAGGATTAGGCACGTGTGTATGTTTTTCACATGTGTGCATGCAGAAAACtgcagggcatgtgtgtgtgtgtggcctgggaTGACCAAAGGAAGTGGATGCCTGAGATTGAACTCAAAGCCCTGTTTGTATAGCTCTTCATCCTCCCTGCCTGGACTCTCACTATATCCAGTGTGTTGCATATTGAGCCGGTGTCTTCTTGCCTGAAGCCTACCAGATTTCCTCCTCTCCCGAGTCCcccctcaagcacacacacaccctgctcggCACGCTCTACTGCTCTggaaagcgggggggggggggttaaaggcAGTTCCTGTGGCTATAAAAAGCCTGTCACCCACTGTATTGATTTTGACagtgtctctcgctctccccctccctccatcctttccacTTCTCGttctcaccccctctcaccgTTCCCCTAAACTCCACCTCTCTGCAtatcctcttctctgctctctcctgctgtgtcgTGCACCGGCCTTTGGTTGTGTGGGACGCACACTTGACAGAGTGCCAcgcgttctctctccctctctttctctctctgtgtatcctccctctctcttacactctgtctatctctatatctctctctcgtgtAACTCTCTGTCAGTCCTGTAACCAGatccctccaccacctctgcGGGGGGCCATTGGAATGCAGTCCAGCGCAGTGCCCGTCCAGAATGGGGGTgggatagggggagggggggggacgggagCCCCTATGGACGGCTGCTTCTCGTGGTTGTCCACACTAGACCAGCAGACCCAACAGCGGCAGAGCACACTGTCTGCATTCATTTCCcagctcctttcctccctccgtcccccccccccccctccctctccttcccatcccccctccctcacccctccttccctctctccgttgCTCACCTTCTCTCCGTCTTTCATTACCCAGTCACATGTTTGCTCTCATGTAAAACGGGGGCTGCCAGACCGCACAGCACACAACACAGCCCCTCTGTGTGCTGCGGCCAGagatctgctgctgctgctgtggctcGGTACACAATgtcctccccctcgtctccctctcattctctctctccctctcctccctctctctctgtccctctctcctttcctcccccgtTCTCTCgtccccccctctatccctgccccccctctcctttgctcttctctctctatttttctctctccctctttctctccttgtatctccccccctttctcccccacctccccctgtcTGCTTTCCGTTCTGTGTGCCTGCCCTCAGCAACCCTGAGACACTGTGTTCCTTCTGGCTCCCTCTCTGtttgccgcccccctctctgtgcTGTGCTCTGTAGACCTGCTTTCTCCCTTttcctgcctgctctctctgcctctcccagcctcaaccctgCAGCCCCCATCAACCTCTTTCTGTAAAACTAAAGTGGATCTTGTCAACCTCAAACGCGCTGTCCGTCTCCACTAGAACGATGTGACCAACGGTTTAGAAGTATTACACAACCAGCTGGTTGAAGGGAGAGTTTAACAAGCACCTCAAGTTAAAAACAACCAGTTCAGACACATAGCGGTACTGGCAAAGTATCTTTTGAGGCATGAAGATCAGAGGTGTATAGTGAATATCCCAAAACAAAGATACagacaatggccgggtttcccagattcgttaagaagctcttaacgctaagagcttcttaagagcgttctaagaacgctctagaacgctcttagaacgctcctaagaagctcttagcgtaagaagctcttagcgttaagagcttcttaacgaatctgggaaacccggccaataaaTGTTCATTATTATAGGCAGGCAGTGACAATCACAATGAAAATACAACATGTGAATGATAGCATAGAATACATGACCAAATTATAGTACAATATCTGATCTACTGATTATGATCAACTGAAGCACATAAGAAATCCCTGATTTCCTCCATAATCTGTTATACATAGCTGCAGATCGCAACTAGATGAATCTAGTTATTGTGTGACGACACAATGATAACAAGTGTGactccggcatggctccaaatcCAATGAAAtaaaatcaaactttattgCTAGAACCTATAAAAAAATGACAAGCAATGTTGGGTTCCACTTAGCTTATTATTTATTAGTAGCTCACATGGCACCAACATATGATATGGAAATATACTAGCCTGCTGGGTGGATGCGGCCAGGCTGGGGAAGCAGTGGTCTAGGCCTGTGTGCTACTGAGCAGAGAGCAGATAGGCTGGGCTGATGTGCTCTTTAGCCTGATGCTATCAACGAGGCCAGGGAATCCCCCTCCAATCCTTCCTCCACGTGCCTATGAGCAACACAGGacgttttctctcctctcaccatttctccctccctccctttccctcagtTTCTCGGCATTAGACTGCGGGTGTTGGGAAGTCAAGGACGGGGGAGTTCATCCTCTAGGAAAACGTTGTGTTTACATTGTAAAATACTGTCCCCCTGGCATGTTGCACTTGAGGGACACTTTGATGAACCCCCTGGCTCCCACAGGCAGCAGCAGGGATGGCTGGAGGCCATGTCTAATCGACACTGGCTAACGGCACCCATGCTGTAGCCATGGAGCCAGACATGACATGTTGTGACATGTTCTGACATTTAGTTGTGGCTTCATAAATAAGGGGTCTTTCTAATAGATATCTCAACGCCATGCATAGAATTGTAGATGGAAGGACCCAAACTATAGGTGCCTATTTCAGTGCCCATCTATgtcttgccccccccctcccctcccagcgaGCCTGAAAACCCTTCCTGACCTCCCTGTGCCTGGTAGGAACTGGTGCTGGCGCCCAGGGCTGTCCCATGGGATTGGCATCACAGTGGGCAGGCCCGATGCATGCAGGGCACGGGCCTAGTTGAAGTTGCATaagagcctcacacacacacacacccttcccttcACCCTGTAATCTCTCCATGAATGCATGATGGAAGAATATGAACGCAAAGTGCCTTCCATCTCACACAGAGTGCTGTAGCACACACAGAGGATccagtttgcacacacacacacactctttctccatctcataCACACAGGGGACACTGGCAGTGATACCAAAATAATGTTGTAGGTAGTGTTAGTAAAACAAGCCCAGGTGGCCCTAAACAAACAACAGACTTCCCCACAAACCGGTTGAAGTCTGCATCAAATGTTATTTCAGAGCCACAGTAGAGCTCAGGTGCACATTCAGTTGTCCCTGCTGTGCCTGTTGCTGCTTATTTGACTTGTTTTGGTTGTGTTTCTTTCGAGCTGGAGTTGTCAGTACCTTCGTCGAGTCACGTCTCCCACCTCTCCTTTTCAATAGACAacaaagtggagagagagagagagatggctgaCGGCAGTGTTGTAGACCTGCTTCTATGCGCTTGTGAAGCTTgtttgtctggctggctggaaaGAGCAGGCGGCGTCAGCTCTCTCCAGCCTCATCCCTGGGGGACTTTTGTTACACTAGGGACCCCCCCTCCATTTCACCTTCGCCTGCCTCCATCCCCCTTgccgtcctcctctcttcctgtcatgACTCCCCAACACTGATAAGACCTCGGTATGGAGCGAGGCGAGCCAGTAGCCTAGGTAACAAAGGGAGTCCTCATACGCCAGCAGGACTAACAGTCCAAGTCTGCCGGTTCCTCTCCCAACAGCGGAACCTCGCACGAGGCCTGCTTTATTCACACACAAAGGAGCCAATCAGACTGCCAGCTTTGACCTTTGGGGAAACGCCCCATAATGAGACTGCTCCCAGGGTCCGCTGTGActtgatgtgtgtttttttgcgcACGGAGCATTCGTAAACATTGCCACTGCAAGGACTGTCCTGGAGCCCTGGAAAGCCGCTTGCTGTATTACATGCCTCTCTATCTAGCTCTCTAtctcgccctctctttctcttcacacCCCATGTGTACAGCATGGAGGCAGAACTCGATGTTCTGGCTGCATGCCTACCTCCATTTGAGCAGGTCTTATCCTGTTCTCCAGGCAGCCCTGGAACCTGTGTTTTTCGTCACTCCTTCCAGAGACTGGGCTGCTCGGGTCTCCGTGCTGCTGCAGAAGCTGTGTGCGTCTGTTTGGGTCACAGCGCAGCCCTGAACAGCACGTGACCTGTGTGCATTTTGAAATAGTTACAAATAGAGCTGAGAATTTGGTTGAGAAGACTATTCATATAtgtgaagtttgtgtgtgtgccacatgcTTGTCTGTATGAGTATGTACGCTGGGTGGAATTCCAGAATTCTGGATAGACGCAGTCGTGCTTTTGTCTCGGGGACTGTCGCTATTCAAAAGGCTGCCATTGTGGGCGGCCGTGCTAATTGCAGATGAAGTGGTCTTGGCTAAATATTTAGTGACAGTTCTGAGGGAAGAAAGGCTGAGAGtcggagatggagggggaggagtggagacatTAAAAGGAATCTCCCCctctttgttttattttgcgAAAAGCACTctgcattccccccccccttttgctCTGTGAAAGTGAGGGGGGAGACACTGCCAAGCTGTGTGGGacgaagggaggaggagcaggaggatttttttggggggggtggggggcgggggggggggtgccgtcTCTCATGCCGCGCAAGAGCCTTGGCAGCTTTTCAGAGCTGAGCCGAGGGAGCCTGGCGAGCGGGGCAGACATATTGAGACGGGCAGGGATGGCCGCCACCGCTTTGCGCTAGCGCTCccttggatgggggggggggcacttctGCTCAGGTATTTGACCCCCCCCTCTTTTAGCTGTGCCTCTCGCCCCACCGCCTTCTTAACCCCccagtcttcctctcctctctccgtctgtcctcGACGGTCTCACTGCAGCTTGTCCGTTTCTGCACACGCCGCTTAGATAAtcccagggagacagagagggagagagagagagagagagagagagagagaataaaaaaataagcaACAGCATTTTGGTGGTGGTCGGACAATGTGACTAACCCGCTGCAGAGGGCACTGTGTTCAGCTGTGGAAATGGAGATGGGAGGCAGATACAGGCGCTGGCTTCCAGGCTTTTTGGCTGTCGTTCAGCTTTGAGAAAATGGCGCCCTTTGCTGCACGGCGATGCCACAGAGGAACGGTTGCTGTGTCAGGAACACACTGGCCCTCTTCTCCTCACTtacgcctccctccccctctccttcttgtCGTAACAGAGCGAACCTTGCTGTGGGAGAGACGTTTAACTGCACAAAAGGCTGTGGCTTTCCACCACTACGTAGACTTGCCGTCAGCTgtgattgtgtgggtgtgggtgtgcgtgcagAGTCGAAGAGGCATGTGTAGCTTCactgaaaacaacaacaacaacatcaccaccaccgATGGTGGAGTAATTGTTGTGGGCGCCAGGGGGATTAGCTAGACCGAGTTGGGCTCCAGGCAGACCAGGATGTGTGGACCTATGACCCCCAGCCTCAGTGTGCCTCGACTGGAGGGTCCTGCACCTCTTCCTGAGAGGAGGTCCAGTCTTGGAGGCTGATGAGGCCAGTGGGAGATGGGGACCTGTGCAGTTTCACTAAGGCTATAGTTGTCGCATTCATACCAGTGTTCTCTCGCACCTAAAAAAGTGTTGATGGTCTGAGAATTGACGGTCGTGTTCTTGCATTTGATATTCACAATCATGGCTACTTAGTAAAGTCGCATTCCCGATTCTTATATGGAGATGCCCTAATGGTTACCATGGAATCCTGTCTTCAGCGCTGTATATGTTTgtgacctcctcctctccccctcttgccTTCCATGTTCTGCAGAACCGCCCCCACAGAGTGGCTTGGGAGCCCAGTATGAGAACCCCCACTGGGGACAGCCGCCAACCAATCGGAGTACCCCTAGCAGCACAGCTTCCACCAATCACAGCAGCTGGGATCAACTAATCATCGCCGAAAACGACACAGAGGCGTGGCCCTCTATCTGCCGCAGCGAGAGCCAGAGCCGCCACACCCTTCCAGGAGGATGCGGGGTGGACACTGACGCAGGTGGACCGGCcagcagtagcagcagtagTTTGAGTATGGCCACGGGGGCTAACGGCCAGACTGGCCACTTCCCTGCCAACCACCCCAGCAGCAAAGCCAGCTCTGCGCCTGGCCTAGCCAATCACACCGGGGCCGCCGTGGTATCCAGCCAGGCCGCAGCCAATCGTGGCTGGGGATCCGGGCCCGTGCCCTCCCACTGCTCTCCTCAGTCCTCAGTGGGGGGCGGGGACGGCAAGAGCGACGGGCCAATgggaggaggccggggctggggctccGGCTCCTCGTCCGCCAGCAACTTTAACTTGAACCTGAACCCGAACGCCAACCCCTCGGCCTGGCCTGTGCTGGGGCATGATGGGGGCGGCGCTGGGGGAGGCAGCTCGGGGGGAGCCAACTCCCCTCCTCAACCCCCACCCAGTCTCTGTAACCCGCCCGGCGCCCCATCCGCCCAGGGAAACACCAACGGCAATGCTGGAGCCGTGGGCGGCGCCAACAGCAACCTGACGGGAAGTGGCAGCGCCTGGGGCAGCATGATGCCCTCCGACCCCATggagcttctctcctcctcttccacgaATGTGTCTTTCAGCACCGAACCTCCGAATCTTAACACTGACGGACCAAATCACACTAGCAAGCAAGAGCCGCCCAGCCCCATCCACAGTCTgtccagctggggggggggccacatggGCATGCCCCCGCCCGGAGCTCCCCAGGTCAACGGAGAAGAAGGCTGCTCTGTGTGGGGCAGCAACGAAGACCCCAAGCCTGCCTCTGCCAAGGAGGCCTCGGGCTGGGACTCTGGGTCCGGCTGGGGCAGCAGAGGAGGCAGCGGAGGAGGCAGCGGAGGAGGCAGCGGAGGAGGCAGCGGAGGAGGCAGCGGAGGAGGCagcggaggaggctgggggacccAGGCCAGTGGAGAGTGGGGCAAGCGGCCATCAGGGGAGGCCCCTGGCTGGGAGGCCCCAGGCTCCCCTCCCCAGGACCAGCAGGCGAGCTCCTGGAACCAAGCACCGAGCAACGCTGGTGCCAGTGAGGGCAGCAGCAGCGATGGTGCCGATGGGCACTCACGCCATCGCGACCGCCCCACCAGGGATGAGCCAGCCCCGCTGCTGCCCACCCCTGACCTGGACCCCCGGGTGCTGTGCAACACAGGCTGGGGCCAGACCCCTGTCCGCCAGCACACCACCTGGGACATGGAGGAGGCCGCTCGCCTCAAAAGCAAGAATGACGCGGGGGGCGATTCTTGGGGTTCGGGCCCCAACACCCCCACAGACACCCAAGGGCCTCCCAACCTCGGGCCCCCTCCCAGGGCTGAACGGGGTGGCAAGAGTGAGgggcctggtcctcagggtgcCCAAGGGTGGGGCGGCAGTATGCCTACCACCAATCCAGCCAACTCTGGCTGGGGAGAGCCCGCCAGCATCAAGAAGCCCTCCAACAATGGCCCAGGGGGCTGGGGTAACCCTCCACCAGGGGGCCATGGTACCAACATCCCCAAAAGTGGAGTCCAGtcctggggagaggagaagtcCCCCAGCTGGGACGAGCCTCACAGCAAGGCCAGTAAGCCCCAGGGATGGGGAGACCAGGCCAAGCCATCCCAAGGATGGGGCAATGGTCCTGGAGGTGGTGGTAATAACAATGGAGGAGACTGGGGAGATCCTGGAGATGGGAAGAAGAACACCCCCTCAAACCCAccctgggagggagaggcaggaggctggAAGGAAAGCTCCCGAGGCTGGGGTAAGCCTGGCTCAGGAGTGGCTGGTTCTGGACCTGGTTCTGGAACTGGTTCTGGACCTGGTTCTGGACCTGGTTCTGGACCTGGTCCTGGACCTGGAGCaggtggtagtggtgggggtggaggaggagggggctggggagacaCAGGGGCCCCGCGCCCCAGTGGCCCTGCCCAAGGATGGGGGGGCAAGCCCCAGGAGGGGCCCAATGGCaatagtggaggaggggggagcatgGGCTCATGGGGGGGCACTGGCTCAGTGAAGCAGGGCGGAGCCTCCAGTTGGGGgggtggcggcggcggcggcggcaagCCGGACCcttcaggaggaggagagcccaCCGGCTGGGAGGAGCCTTCCCCACCTTCTATCCGACGCAAGATGGAAATCGACGACGGTACCTCAGCCTGGGGCGACCCTACCGCCTACAACAAGGCAGTCAACCTGTGGGACAAGAACAACCCTGGGACAGCCAAGGGCAAAGCAccccctggtggaggaggaagcagcAAGCCCCCAGGGCCtgtcaacaacatcaacaaccacCCTCACGCTCACCCCTACCAcggtccaccaccacccctgcaGAGCCACGGCCACAACCCTCAGAACCCCGGAAGCAACAGCGGCCCCATGGACACAGCAGGACCTCACCTGGCTGGACCTCACCTGGCTGGACCTCACCTGGCTGGACCTCACCTGGCTGgacctccacacagcagaccTCCCCTCATGGCTCCAGGTAAGAAACTCACTGTCATTGTGGTCCTGGCAAGGAGAAAGAATACCCGTCCCTTCCATCATCACTTAACCCTGCGATAGACTAAATTGTTACTTCTCTTTCTGGcagtatttttttatatttttttatttatttagaaggATCCCCATTAGCTCTACCCTAAGACAGAGCTACTTTTAGTGGGGTCCACATATAAGACTTACATACTAACAACAAACATGTGAAACGTACATTACAATACCAATATCTAACATTtaaaacatacattacattacaagtatcAAAAgttaaaatacataaaaataatGATCATACAATTTTACattacaaatataaaaaatgtaCCTAGTGgttatgcaattttacctttgTCATGATATAAAACACTGACATATCCAATTCCATAGAAGCGTAAATTGCAAACCATGTAAGAGAGTACTACACATTTCTGTACAGTATATCACCATCTGGTGTCACAAGTATGCTGTACCCAAGTGTTTCATTATTTGCTTTTTGAACATACGTTTACGTGTCATGTTTATAATTTCCGTCTGTAGTAGGTTCCATGACTTCATGGCCCTGTATCCCATAGTTTGTTTAAGAAAATTGGTATTAGCTCTGGGGAGTGACAACCTACCTTCTATTGCTCATCTAGTGGCATAGCTATGTgaggctacatttttatttagTTGCCTATACTGATCAGCTGGTGTTTTAGACTGCAAGAGGCGCCATGTTGACAAAAGAAGTGCAGCTATCATCCTGTCTTCAACTTTTAGCCAGTGGAGACTGGCATGCATACTTTGTATGTTGGTTCTGTAAGGACACTGTAGAGCAAAGCGTGCAGCCTTGTTTTGTACAAGCTGTAATCTATTCAGGTCTTTCTTGGTGGCATTTGCCCATACTATCTGGCAATAATCCAGCTGTGACAGAACAAGAGAGCTAACTACCAGTATTCTTAGATCAGGTGTAAGATGATTTCTGCATCGTCTAACTGCAGCTAGTGCTTTGCCCTTTTTATGGACAATAGTGTCAATATGCTTTGACCAGGACAGTTTATCATTTAGGGTGACTCCCAATTGCTTAGTTACCTTTACTTGTTTGATGGAAGTTCCATCTATGCACAGTCTAAGCTCTGGCTCTGCTCTAAGAGAATGATTAGACCCAAAGATGATGCTTTTTGTTTTAGCTAAGTTGAGAACCATCTTGTTCTCACAGACCCACTTTCCAATGGACCTTAGCTCCCTGTTTAGGACAACTGTCAGTTCTTCTACTGTTTTTGCTGCTGTGTCATCTGCGTACATACTTAGATTTGCACTTCTTAATACTTGAGGTAGATCATTAGTGAAGATCGAGTACATTAGTGGGCCTAGACAGCTTCCCTGTGGAATTCCACTTTCCACCAACACACTGTCCGAGTGACTTCCATTAAAGAAGACTCTTTGTGATCTATTTAATAGGTAACTTCCCATCCAGGTAGCTGCAGATGGTTTAAAGCCGTAGCACACCAGTTTT is from Osmerus mordax isolate fOsmMor3 chromosome 3, fOsmMor3.pri, whole genome shotgun sequence and encodes:
- the LOC136938094 gene encoding LOW QUALITY PROTEIN: trinucleotide repeat-containing gene 6C protein-like (The sequence of the model RefSeq protein was modified relative to this genomic sequence to represent the inferred CDS: deleted 1 base in 1 codon; substituted 3 bases at 3 genomic stop codons) — translated: MEEKKKKKQEEKKKKDATQKKATEQKTKVPDSAKPSPTPPPPPANPIAAPSVPSTSSGNGKRPPGGAQPTQQQTPSQPPQRYPAREVPPRFRQQEHKQLLKRGQPLPPGTLPPAPGRPEATATHSPPNHSAASLPTEPPPQSGLGAQYENPHWGQPPTNRSTPSSTASTNHSSWDQLIIAENDTEAWPSICRSESQSRHTLPGGCGVDTDAGGPASSSSSSLSMATGANGQTGHFPANHPSSKASSAPGLANHTGAAVVSSQAAANRGWGSGPVPSHCSPQSSVGGGDGKSDGPMGGGRGWGSGSSSASNFNLNLNPNANPSAWPVLGHDGGGAGGGSSGGANSPPQPPPSLCNPPGAPSAQGNTNGNAGAVGGANSNLTGSGSAWGSMMPSDPMELLSSSSTNVSFSTEPPNLNTDGPNHTSKQEPPSPIHSLSSWGGGHMGMPPPGAPQVNGEEGCSVWGSNEDPKPASAKEASGWDSGSGWGGSGGGSGGGWGTQASGEWGKRPSGEAPGWEAPGSPPQDQQASSWNQAPSNAGASEGSSSDGADGHSRHRDRPTRDEPAPLLPTPDLDPRVLCNTGWGQTPVRQHTTWDMEEAARLKSKNDAGGDSWGSGPNTPTDTQGPPNLGPPPRAERGGKSEGPGPQGAQGWGGSMPTTNPANSGWGEPASIKKPSNNGPGGWGNPPPGGHGTNIPKSGVQSWGEEKSPSWDEPHSKASKPQGWGDQAKPSQGWGNGPGGGGNNNGGDWGDPGDGKKNTPSNPPWEGEAGGWKESSRGWGKPGSGVAGGSGGGGGGGGWGDTGAPRPSGPAQGWGGKPQEGPNGNSGGGGSMGSWGGTGSVKQGGASSWGGGGGGGGKPDPSGGGEPTGWEEPSPPSIRRKMEIDDGTSAWGDPTAYNKAVNLWDKNNPGTAKGKAPPGGGGSSKPPGPVNNINNHPHAHPYHGPPPPLQSHGHNPQNPGSNSGPMDTAGPHLAGPHLAGPHLAGPHLAGPPHSRPPLMAPGWGEPPASHSKAEPSWGEPAGPPVSLDNGTSAWGKPTGSHGGWGDNGPDTYGRGNPPLGPAPCKPAPKSMQDGWGGGGEEMGMSGGQWDTDDGDMWNSTASQENNSWGNGPKKGPPKGKVPSKQEDAWIMSRLTKQLTDMGFPRDPAEEALKSNNMNLDQAMSALLEKKTELDKRGGMGAMSDYNNGLINKPMACRPPLPSSDRSPFLDKVVASPXYTHTHTFTHTHKPTLKRXTHHKRQINXDTEMAVETLRVLRCGCPQMQSGMFGSSGAAQARAMQQQQQLPPAPQPSVPPLSSSQPSLRAQVPQFISPQVQAQLLQFAAKNIGLNPALLTSPINPQHMTLLNQLYQLQLAYQRLQIQQQMLQAQRNVSGPIRQQEQQVARTINNMQQQIQQHQRQLAQALLMKQQQQPPSHSGLHAGHSAGKSALDSFPGHPQAPGLPDLQTKEPQSSPNSYSPYPLSGLNPNMNVNCMEVGGLSMKEPPQPQSRLSQWTHPNSMESLSGSSSPLESNLGKHGANLCPPGKPPLDDSYSPYNMMPGSDSPTSPLVPPDSWGQGKTSNDKMANGTNITWPPEFCPGVPWKGLQNIDPENDPNMTPGSVPSGPTINTNIQDVNRYLLRDRSGGSSPTSSQNEALPPAPDWPVSAYSSSFSLSSPETDDPGKLSDMKSTWSPGPISHTQASLSHELWKVPQGPRNTTAPSRPPPGLTNTKPPSSTWGGNSLGLAQGWSSSYTSAGTTWSTDSSTRTSSWLVLRNLTPQIDGSTLRTLCMQHGPLITFHLNLTQGNALVRYSSKDEAAKAQKSLHMCVLGNTTILAEFAGEEEVNRFFAQGQSLGATTSWQANPGTNQTRMGGNGHGAQHPIGHWNSGGGSSLGGGGPKTGGELLWGGVPQYSSLWGPPSGEEGRVMGSPTPINTLLPGDLLSGESM